Proteins from a genomic interval of Helicoverpa zea isolate HzStark_Cry1AcR chromosome 31, ilHelZeax1.1, whole genome shotgun sequence:
- the LOC124645285 gene encoding carcinine transporter-like has product MSVKQKNVNENDRKEENGKTQGVDYDEFLSAAGEIGKYQVFLFFATFPFYVFGAFSYFSQVFLTETTPNHWCLIPDLQNLSIIERRSLAIPSDNDSSFGYSRCQQYEANWSEVLSTGITPNATWNKVPCQNGWEFNKTEFAYPTIGMEMGWVCDNDSNQATAQSFFFVGSIVGGFLIGWVADRFGRIPAAVCSNMIGAIAGTASIFVNNFVEFTICRFFMGMSYDNCMMMTYLLVLEYSAPKYRTRITNLSFAAFFTTGAVVLPWISLACGYWKIVALATSVPMVLSLLAPFIIPESPRWLLSKGRIDDAVEKVLNIARVNKKVIPESLIDNFKQTTLSTPKTTNNVFDLLKRPLLRRVFICVCLEYTFCMLILDALIRTIGQLQFDFYVSFSVISLTEFPSLVILSFVLDYTGRKPMMITVLTLCAIFSFLIPFVSGGLTSMLCAVVARFMVNMACNTVMQWAAEVLPTSVRGSGTSIAHICGYIATVISPFVAYLEVYKSWLPMVIVGSIGAAGALLSITLPETAKRDMPQTFDDAEDLIRSQGFFDMLRSKKQVVDANKHAHVNESFELN; this is encoded by the coding sequence ATGAGTGTAAAGCAGAAAAACGTTAATGAAAACGATCGTAAGGAAGAAAATGGAAAGACACAAGGAGTTGACTATGATGAATTCCTTTCGGCAGCTGGCGAAATCGGCAAATACCAAGTGTTCCTGTTCTTTGCAACATTCCCGTTTTACGTTTTCGGTGCTTTCTCCTACTTCTCACAAGTATTCCTGACGGAAACCACACCAAACCACTGGTGTttgataccagatctgcagaatcTGTCGATCATAGAAAGAAGAAGTTTGGCAATACCATCAGACAATGATTCCTCATTTGGATACTCACGCTGTCAGCAGTATGAAGCTAATTGGAGCGAAGTTTTATCTACAGGAATAACACCAAATGCGACATGGAACAAAGTGCCTTGTCAGAATGGTTGGGAATTCAACAAAACAGAATTCGCCTATCCTACAATCGGGATGGAAATGGGATGGGTATGCGATAACGACAGTAACCAAGCAACGGCACAATCGTTTTTCTTTGTTGGCTCTATCGTTGGAGGTTTTCTCATCGGATGGGTTGCTGATCGCTTTGGAAGAATACCAGCAGCTGTTTGCAGCAACATGATTGGAGCCATCGCTGGCACAGCCAGTATTTTCGTCAACAATTTCGTAGAATTTACAATCTGCCGCTTTTTCATGGGTATGTCATACGATAATTGTATGATGATGACTTACCTCCTAGTATTGGAATACAGTGCTCCTAAATACAGAACCAGAATCACTAATTTGTCGTTTGCGGCTTTCTTCACTACTGGAGCCGTTGTGTTGCCATGGATTTCGCTGGCTTGTGGATATTGGAAAATCGTTGCACTCGCCACGAGTGTACCAATGGTACTCTCTCTATTGGCTCCATTCATTATACCTGAAAGTCCGAGGTGGCTATTGAGTAAAGGAAGAATTGACGATGCAGTGGAAAAGGTTTTGAATATAGCTCGTGTCAATAAAAAAGTGATTCCTGAAAGTTTAATTGATAATTTCAAGCAAACAACATTAAGCACTCCTAAAACGACTAACAATGTGTTCGATCTATTAAAAAGACCGTTGTTGAGAAGAGTTTTTATCTGTGTATGTTTAgaatatacattttgtatgctAATATTAGATGCCCTCATCAGGACTATAGGTCAGTTGCAGTTTGATTTTTACGTGTCCTTTTCTGTGATATCTTTAACTGAATTCCCTTCACTGGTTATTTTGTCGTTTGTACTGGACTACACAGGTAGAAAGCCAATGATGATTACTGTGTTAACGTTATGTgctattttcagttttttgatACCGTTTGTCAGTGGAGGTTTAACTTCTATGTTGTGTGCTGTTGTAGCCAGATTCATGGTAAACATGGCTTGTAATACAGTGATGCAGTGGGCAGCAGAAGTATTACCTACTTCGGTCAGAGGTTCTGGTACGTCGATTGCACATATTTGTGGATACATTGCTACTGTTATATCACCGTTTGTTGCATATCTTGAGGTTTACAAGTCTTGGCTACCAATGGTTATTGTTGGCAGTATAGGTGCGGCGGGTGCTTTGCTTAGTATAACGCTCCCTGAAACGGCTAAAAGAGATATGCCACAAACGTTCGATGATGCTGAGGACTTGATCCGAAGCCAAGGATTCTTCGACATGCTGCGTTCTAAAAAACAAGTCGTTGATGCCAATAAACATGCCCATGTGAATGAGAGCTTTGAATTGAATTAG